Proteins encoded in a region of the Deinococcus sp. YIM 134068 genome:
- a CDS encoding Abi family protein, translating to MPNSLRRVGLYRLKGFLLPYKTPTGYAPGTSFADVERLMVLDEGLRLHVLKAMQTVEVGIRQAIVQYMLERYGLRWYADPGHFHEPNDFFDHAEFLQRVTEEFTQMPELFVGHYRERYDLDAPPPIWMIAETMSLGGWSKLFTALRSQEDKDGIAAPTGIRASTFASWLHALTVVRNVCAHQSRLYDRVFATMGVADNKRVRRRLLEHSFDPRDTNALRLAPRLYALHRLTQALDPGCPWTDELKGVVAGYSLEEVSRLGFRVGWERQSEWT from the coding sequence ATGCCCAACTCGCTCCGGCGGGTCGGCCTGTACCGCCTCAAAGGCTTCCTGCTGCCCTACAAGACCCCGACGGGATACGCGCCGGGAACCAGCTTCGCTGACGTGGAACGCCTGATGGTCCTGGACGAAGGTCTCCGGCTGCACGTGTTGAAGGCCATGCAGACCGTTGAGGTCGGCATCCGGCAGGCCATTGTTCAATACATGCTCGAACGGTATGGGCTGCGGTGGTACGCCGACCCGGGGCACTTCCACGAGCCGAACGACTTCTTCGACCACGCCGAGTTTCTGCAAAGGGTCACAGAGGAGTTCACCCAGATGCCGGAGCTGTTCGTCGGTCACTACCGAGAACGGTATGACCTGGATGCCCCGCCGCCGATCTGGATGATTGCGGAGACCATGAGCCTAGGCGGCTGGTCCAAGCTTTTCACGGCCCTGAGGTCGCAGGAGGACAAGGACGGTATCGCGGCTCCCACCGGCATCCGCGCCAGCACCTTCGCCTCCTGGCTGCACGCCCTGACGGTGGTCCGCAACGTCTGTGCCCATCAGTCCCGCCTGTACGACCGGGTGTTTGCCACCATGGGCGTCGCGGACAACAAACGGGTCCGCCGGAGGTTGCTGGAACACTCGTTCGACCCCCGGGATACGAATGCCCTCCGCCTCGCGCCGCGGCTGTACGCCCTTCACCGCCTCACGCAGGCGCTCGATCCGGGGTGCCCCTGGACGGACGAATTGAAGGGGGTCGTGGCCGGATACAGCCTGGAAGAAGTCTCGCGGTTGGGGTTCCGGGTGGGGTGGGAGCGTCAGTCGGAGTGGACGTGA
- a CDS encoding type IIL restriction-modification enzyme MmeI: MTVGEAGKTSGELVTVTRELEEAGEGDTLVGETRSVTGVIYPNLQVGVNLTNAQPLKANGRLCAVGMKTIGAGFLITEEQAEAFGAKTNLEVTRHVRPYLNGRDLMSRTRGKHVIDFYGLSEEQVRTGFPELYQYLRNHVYDLRQQNNNSLFREFWWVLGHSRPVFRAFTAGLSRYVVTLETAKHQVFQFIDASVIPDSTLVTFGFDDAYMLGVLSSRSHVLWSLAQGGTLEDRPRYNKTTCFETFPFPDASEVQKARIRELAQNMDDHRKARQVLYPALTITGLYNVLAKLRSGEPLDAGEQRTHDQGLVTVLKELHDELDTAVAAAYGWPADLGQQNILANLAALNAARTLEERAGTVRYLRPDYQDPKRSAQGGLGITVAATAAKAAPQIRFPASLPAQVQAVRQHLQQAGQPLTAGEVIGAFSGAKANQVEEIIATLVMLGQVRLTAADGTGVRYAA, from the coding sequence ATGACCGTCGGTGAGGCGGGGAAGACGAGCGGCGAGCTGGTGACCGTGACCCGCGAGCTGGAGGAGGCGGGGGAAGGGGACACGCTGGTGGGGGAGACCCGCAGCGTGACCGGCGTGATCTACCCGAACCTTCAGGTAGGGGTGAACCTCACCAACGCGCAACCCCTGAAGGCCAACGGGAGGCTCTGCGCCGTGGGCATGAAAACCATCGGGGCGGGCTTCCTGATTACCGAGGAGCAGGCCGAGGCCTTCGGCGCGAAGACGAACCTGGAGGTGACGCGGCACGTCCGGCCCTACCTGAACGGGCGGGATCTGATGAGCCGTACGCGAGGGAAGCACGTGATCGACTTCTACGGCCTTTCGGAAGAACAGGTGCGGACGGGATTTCCCGAGCTGTACCAGTATCTACGCAACCACGTGTACGACCTGCGCCAGCAGAACAACAACTCCCTCTTCCGCGAGTTCTGGTGGGTGCTGGGCCACTCCCGCCCCGTCTTCCGGGCGTTCACGGCGGGGCTGAGCCGGTACGTGGTGACGTTGGAGACCGCGAAGCACCAGGTGTTCCAGTTCATCGACGCCAGCGTGATCCCAGACAGCACCCTGGTGACGTTCGGCTTCGACGACGCGTACATGCTCGGCGTGCTGAGCAGCCGGTCTCACGTGCTGTGGTCGCTGGCGCAGGGGGGCACCCTGGAGGACCGGCCCCGCTACAACAAGACGACCTGTTTCGAGACGTTCCCCTTCCCGGACGCGAGCGAGGTGCAGAAAGCCCGCATTCGGGAACTTGCGCAGAACATGGATGACCACCGGAAGGCACGCCAGGTGCTGTACCCGGCGCTCACCATTACTGGGCTGTACAACGTCCTCGCCAAACTGAGAAGCGGGGAACCGCTCGATGCCGGAGAGCAGCGAACCCACGATCAGGGCCTCGTGACCGTCCTGAAGGAGCTGCACGACGAGCTGGACACGGCAGTGGCAGCGGCTTACGGCTGGCCTGCGGACCTGGGCCAACAGAACATCCTGGCCAACCTCGCCGCGCTCAATGCCGCCCGAACCCTGGAAGAACGGGCGGGCACTGTCCGTTACCTGCGCCCGGACTACCAGGACCCCAAGCGGAGTGCCCAGGGTGGATTGGGGATCACGGTGGCCGCCACTGCCGCAAAAGCGGCGCCGCAGATCCGCTTCCCGGCCAGTTTGCCCGCTCAGGTCCAGGCGGTGCGGCAGCACCTCCAGCAGGCGGGGCAGCCCCTCACGGCCGGAGAGGTTATCGGCGCGTTCAGCGGCGCGAAGGCGAATCAGGTCGAGGAAATCATCGCCACGTTGGTGATGCTGGGTCAGGTGAGGCTGACGGCGGCGGATGGAACGGGGGTGCGCTACGCCGCGTGA
- a CDS encoding DUF1998 domain-containing protein — MSNNPIRRGQLIAPFGVGAMIVAKNGTSMVTGALDYWYRRETGSDPSPEALQEFRVEEWRLQQRLGVSHFRLPPDWRTSEEGQGVPNAYLTVPFLKFPTWYSCRKCGLMKQTEPTDSRVPKCESCEKRGWFGRMVQVPIVAVCQQGHLMEFPWREWVHRSHRPSCTKPMRLVSMPGATLASKFIKCECGAGRNLSGVTSGGEDGNTVLTQQLSDTPFLCHGQRAWTGSAIGEACGSPVQGSLRNALNVYYADVQSAIFLPIGSGSVPAELLEQIRTSVQTMLSSLAHTPLDEDMKVDVVVRQLLAGSPTLEDQYGRDVLGKAVHLLLNPQAEASGGAEEQFSDETVFRHEEHLALRTDRQGDDLSTQVQDLREYPGLAPYLACVTLAEKIKETRVLNGFARVNPPNQDHFEERQRLMWVNPPSPEEAWLPAQVVYGEGIYLSLDEDRLQEWETRPAVHNRIAKLAERAVGTRTPPTPRLVLLHTLSHLLMNQLTFSCGYSSATLRERLYASSDARTRMAGILIYTAEGDADGTLGGLVRMGKGANFTAMFQQAIMNASWCSADPVCMEAGDHGGQGPGSLNLAVCHSCGLVPETACELFNRFLDRGLVVGTPEQPELGFFADLLLR; from the coding sequence GTGAGCAATAATCCCATTCGCCGCGGCCAGCTGATCGCCCCCTTCGGGGTCGGTGCCATGATCGTGGCCAAGAACGGCACCTCAATGGTGACCGGGGCCCTCGACTACTGGTACCGGCGCGAGACGGGTTCTGACCCGTCCCCGGAAGCGCTGCAGGAATTCCGGGTGGAAGAGTGGCGCCTGCAGCAGCGGTTGGGCGTCAGCCACTTCCGGCTCCCTCCGGACTGGCGGACATCGGAGGAGGGTCAGGGCGTGCCCAACGCCTACCTCACTGTGCCTTTTCTTAAGTTCCCAACCTGGTATTCCTGCCGTAAGTGCGGGCTGATGAAGCAGACCGAACCCACGGACAGCCGCGTGCCCAAGTGCGAAAGCTGCGAGAAGCGCGGCTGGTTCGGCCGTATGGTGCAGGTGCCGATCGTGGCGGTCTGTCAGCAGGGCCATCTGATGGAGTTTCCCTGGCGCGAGTGGGTACACCGCAGCCACCGCCCGAGCTGCACCAAGCCCATGCGGCTGGTGAGTATGCCTGGCGCAACCCTGGCCAGCAAGTTCATCAAGTGCGAATGCGGCGCCGGGCGCAACCTCTCCGGGGTGACCTCTGGCGGTGAAGACGGCAACACGGTGCTCACCCAGCAGTTGAGCGACACCCCTTTTCTCTGCCATGGGCAGCGGGCCTGGACGGGCAGTGCCATCGGTGAGGCGTGCGGCAGCCCCGTGCAGGGCTCCCTGCGCAATGCCCTGAATGTCTACTACGCCGACGTGCAGAGTGCCATTTTCCTGCCTATAGGCAGTGGCAGCGTGCCCGCTGAGCTACTGGAGCAGATCCGGACGTCGGTCCAGACGATGCTGTCCTCTCTCGCACACACTCCGCTGGACGAGGACATGAAGGTCGATGTGGTCGTGCGTCAGCTGCTGGCGGGGAGCCCTACCCTGGAAGACCAGTACGGCCGGGACGTGCTGGGGAAAGCGGTGCACTTGCTGCTCAACCCCCAGGCAGAGGCGTCAGGTGGTGCAGAGGAGCAGTTCTCCGACGAGACGGTCTTCCGGCATGAGGAGCACCTGGCCCTGCGCACGGACCGTCAGGGCGATGACCTCAGCACCCAGGTTCAGGACCTGAGAGAGTACCCGGGCCTCGCGCCTTATCTTGCCTGCGTCACCTTGGCCGAGAAGATCAAGGAGACGCGGGTCCTGAACGGCTTCGCGCGCGTGAACCCCCCGAACCAGGATCATTTTGAGGAGCGCCAGCGGCTGATGTGGGTGAATCCGCCTTCCCCAGAAGAGGCGTGGTTGCCAGCCCAGGTGGTGTACGGCGAGGGAATTTATCTCTCGCTTGATGAGGACAGGCTGCAGGAGTGGGAGACACGGCCCGCCGTGCACAACCGGATCGCGAAGTTGGCTGAGCGCGCCGTGGGGACCCGGACGCCTCCCACACCGCGCCTTGTCCTGCTGCATACGCTCTCGCACCTGCTGATGAACCAATTGACCTTCTCCTGCGGGTACAGCTCGGCCACATTGCGCGAGCGGCTATACGCCTCCTCAGACGCGCGGACACGCATGGCGGGCATCCTGATCTACACCGCGGAGGGCGATGCCGACGGCACCTTAGGCGGCCTGGTGCGTATGGGGAAGGGCGCGAACTTCACGGCCATGTTCCAGCAGGCCATCATGAACGCGTCGTGGTGCTCGGCCGACCCAGTGTGCATGGAAGCCGGCGACCATGGTGGGCAGGGACCGGGGTCGCTCAACCTTGCGGTCTGCCACAGCTGTGGGCTGGTGCCAGAGACCGCCTGTGAGCTGTTCAACCGCTTCCTGGACCGGGGCCTGGTGGTGGGAACACCCGAGCAACCCGAGCTGGGCTTTTTCGCTGACCTGTTGTTGCGATGA
- a CDS encoding DUF2227 family putative metal-binding protein produces the protein MPNGRTHTLINTIVVSSVTAVAERLGVPLGDPVVVAFLAGTVIGTVFITPDLDMARVRTDARRAWGPFELLWWPLLKVSRHRGVSHTYLRGPLIRIVYLAFMLGLFFLSVRVGWRLTGLPWTVGNWSRSLPGG, from the coding sequence ATGCCCAACGGACGCACCCATACCCTGATCAACACCATCGTCGTCTCGTCTGTCACGGCCGTCGCCGAGCGGCTCGGTGTTCCGCTGGGTGATCCCGTCGTGGTGGCCTTTCTGGCCGGTACCGTGATCGGCACCGTGTTCATCACCCCTGACCTCGACATGGCCCGGGTGCGGACCGATGCCCGGCGCGCCTGGGGACCCTTCGAGCTGCTCTGGTGGCCTCTGCTCAAGGTGAGCCGTCACCGCGGCGTCAGCCACACGTATCTCCGGGGACCCCTGATCCGGATCGTGTACCTCGCCTTCATGCTGGGGCTGTTCTTCCTCAGCGTGCGTGTCGGCTGGCGGCTGACGGGCCTGCCCTGGACAGTGGGGAACTGGTCCAGGTCCCTGCCGGGTGGCTGA
- a CDS encoding acyltransferase family protein, whose protein sequence is MSSPYSGQFPLLRSPGLDGVRGLAALAVVFSHVATLTYVPWGPRLPTPAEFTLWYLGAPAVDLFFVLSGYVVARSLLRRPAVRPYLARRVVRLAPLAYLAVGLAVLTRFAASHASDDFSVLITRDLRAPLTPQDLLGALTLSFPALNANHLNPPLWTLIVEMQVALLMPLFTRLARWPWTLPVVWFLCLVAATLGWVQAAYFPLFFLGSVLAAQRWTLPRWAVVPALLAGLAVLLQRHVTGSDEVVTRYLTAPGAALVILTIMGGGARRFLEAPPVQWLGEVSYSLYAVHFPVLLALSVLGTRAGLNLSACGLLAVPLCLLMAAVTQRWVERPLLNVLRRAPRPHPLAAP, encoded by the coding sequence ATGAGTTCCCCCTACAGCGGCCAGTTCCCCCTGTTGCGGTCGCCGGGCCTGGACGGCGTGCGCGGTCTGGCCGCCCTCGCTGTGGTGTTCAGCCACGTCGCCACGTTGACCTACGTGCCTTGGGGACCTCGCCTGCCGACCCCGGCCGAGTTCACCCTCTGGTACCTGGGGGCACCTGCCGTGGACCTGTTTTTCGTCCTGAGCGGGTACGTCGTGGCCAGAAGCCTACTGCGCCGCCCGGCCGTGCGGCCCTACCTGGCCCGGCGGGTGGTGCGGCTGGCCCCGCTGGCCTACCTGGCAGTGGGGCTCGCCGTGCTAACACGCTTCGCTGCAAGCCACGCCTCCGACGACTTCAGCGTGCTGATCACGCGCGACCTTCGCGCGCCGCTCACGCCCCAGGACCTGCTGGGCGCGCTGACCCTCAGCTTTCCCGCCCTCAACGCCAACCACCTCAACCCGCCGCTGTGGACATTGATCGTCGAGATGCAGGTCGCCCTGCTGATGCCGCTGTTCACTCGCCTGGCCCGCTGGCCTTGGACGCTGCCCGTGGTCTGGTTCCTGTGCCTGGTCGCGGCCACGCTCGGCTGGGTGCAGGCGGCGTACTTTCCGCTGTTCTTCCTGGGATCGGTGCTGGCCGCCCAGCGCTGGACGTTGCCGAGGTGGGCCGTGGTCCCGGCCCTGCTCGCCGGGCTGGCCGTGCTGCTGCAACGTCACGTCACCGGAAGCGACGAGGTTGTTACACGCTACCTCACCGCCCCCGGCGCGGCCCTGGTGATCCTGACGATCATGGGCGGCGGCGCCCGTCGGTTCCTGGAAGCGCCGCCCGTGCAGTGGCTCGGTGAGGTCAGCTACAGCCTGTACGCGGTCCACTTCCCGGTGCTGCTGGCGCTGAGCGTCCTGGGAACACGCGCCGGGTTGAACCTCAGCGCCTGCGGACTGCTCGCCGTGCCGCTGTGCCTGCTGATGGCCGCCGTCACGCAGCGCTGGGTGGAGCGGCCCCTGCTGAACGTCCTGCGCCGTGCACCACGTCCTCATCCCCTGGCTGCGCCTTGA
- a CDS encoding SIR2 family protein, with protein MSVTLDGFAKLYSQRQVNVQKCIYSESPGLFIGAGLDYGLSPLWSDLIKELLVACHATLPTGSLNCPQQARVAKEANETEYKRIILDRFKDWDNLIQKAVTKLHLLPLSTVVTTNYTGAIRDALSHQYFSVKALPDINEHDLAGNPKTIFHIHGLLEGATAASFCVILSEDEYEQYYGPTGTVENFLMAYFKGRNVVFMGFSFDDPFIYTILLKIKELEDKYSKSSSGAFNKPSRYALMGLDFSEVKTKGSKKTILDVSYVQQIEERLENIGVVPVWYDSSDKHHRLSTLIDEWFREANKNNPTIEEERITYDG; from the coding sequence GTGTCCGTGACGCTCGATGGATTCGCCAAACTCTATTCCCAGCGGCAAGTTAACGTTCAGAAGTGTATTTATTCAGAATCACCCGGCCTATTTATAGGTGCCGGTCTAGACTATGGACTCTCCCCCTTGTGGTCCGACCTGATAAAGGAACTGCTTGTTGCCTGCCATGCCACACTACCTACAGGATCGTTGAACTGCCCACAGCAGGCAAGGGTAGCAAAAGAAGCTAACGAGACAGAGTATAAAAGAATTATTCTGGATAGGTTTAAGGATTGGGATAACTTAATTCAGAAGGCCGTGACTAAGTTGCACCTCCTCCCACTTTCCACTGTGGTAACGACCAACTACACAGGGGCTATTCGTGATGCCCTCTCACACCAATATTTCTCAGTAAAAGCTTTGCCAGACATCAACGAGCATGATCTGGCCGGAAACCCTAAAACTATTTTTCACATTCACGGCCTGCTAGAGGGCGCAACAGCAGCGAGTTTCTGCGTCATCCTCTCCGAGGATGAGTATGAGCAATATTACGGTCCTACTGGGACCGTAGAAAACTTTTTAATGGCGTACTTCAAAGGTCGAAACGTTGTGTTCATGGGTTTTAGCTTTGATGACCCATTTATTTACACAATACTTCTTAAGATAAAGGAGCTGGAAGATAAATACTCGAAGAGTTCGTCCGGAGCCTTTAACAAGCCTTCTAGATATGCACTGATGGGATTGGATTTCAGCGAAGTTAAGACTAAGGGTTCTAAGAAGACTATTCTAGATGTTTCATACGTTCAACAAATCGAGGAAAGATTAGAAAATATTGGAGTTGTTCCCGTATGGTATGATTCCAGTGACAAGCATCATCGCCTGTCCACTTTGATAGACGAATGGTTTAGGGAGGCCAATAAAAATAATCCTACTATTGAAGAGGAGAGGATTACGTATGACGGCTGA
- a CDS encoding HNH endonuclease has protein sequence MPCVLLTIRVTDNAYGDSEDTYIYPARYRAALAPLEAGQPMLALIYEPRHGSGRMAYVAWALLSTPPEPTGKGRNGQQEWRVRYDGGLIPLPRPVAQEEGGQVFETLLRGVPRELRGPAQRGMSVRSLAWADFCAVLAAAGLLPLALEVTPVERVARQRVLVERLVRERGFRLRVLSAYGWRCAVTGWSAPPSLSHALLDAAHLVPVKDGGSDGVRNGLALTPTVHRLFDAGALGFTLEDGLWRLERRGPLDDLRLEGPGGRLELAHGQPLILPGDRRLWPETMGMGRSA, from the coding sequence GTGCCTTGCGTGCTCCTGACCATCCGGGTGACGGATAACGCCTACGGAGATAGCGAGGACACTTACATCTACCCAGCGCGCTACCGCGCTGCGCTGGCTCCCCTTGAAGCCGGGCAGCCTATGCTGGCCCTGATCTATGAGCCGCGCCATGGCAGCGGGCGGATGGCCTACGTGGCCTGGGCGCTGCTGTCCACGCCGCCAGAGCCCACTGGGAAGGGGCGGAATGGGCAGCAGGAGTGGCGGGTCCGCTACGACGGCGGGTTGATTCCACTGCCGCGTCCGGTGGCGCAGGAAGAGGGCGGGCAGGTCTTCGAGACCCTGCTGCGTGGCGTGCCGCGAGAACTGCGGGGGCCAGCGCAGCGCGGAATGTCGGTGCGCTCCCTGGCCTGGGCAGACTTCTGCGCGGTCCTGGCTGCAGCGGGTCTACTCCCGCTGGCGCTGGAGGTCACCCCCGTGGAGCGCGTGGCACGCCAGCGCGTCCTGGTCGAGCGGCTAGTCAGGGAACGGGGCTTCCGGCTGCGGGTGCTCTCCGCGTATGGGTGGCGCTGCGCGGTCACCGGGTGGTCGGCCCCACCCAGCCTCTCGCACGCCCTGCTCGACGCGGCGCACCTGGTCCCGGTGAAGGATGGTGGCAGCGACGGTGTCCGGAACGGTCTGGCGCTGACGCCTACGGTCCACCGACTCTTTGACGCGGGGGCGCTGGGCTTCACCCTCGAAGACGGCTTGTGGCGCCTGGAGCGCCGGGGGCCACTGGATGACCTGCGACTTGAGGGACCAGGGGGCCGATTGGAGTTGGCCCATGGGCAGCCGCTGATTCTGCCGGGGGACCGTCGGTTATGGCCCGAGACCATGGGGATGGGCCGTTCCGCTTGA
- a CDS encoding IS4 family transposase, translating into MVTARSVNQSDLCTHLPGASSIEAKKRRVERGCRDPQLTEPVFLAFLLALLPPGKLLLSMDRTTWERGDAPLNLLVLGVVLHGYTVPLVWTALDHDGNSGTLKCIQLVSRLLKALPASRWKGLVADREFIGGEWFRFLRRKKIKRAIRIRKNAVIDELRVDEWFGDLNVGEVRCLAERANVYGEVMQVVATRSPAGDLVAIATDFSVWDTCVLYRARWSVECTFASLKVRGFDLERTGITRPERLERLFGLVILAWVSCLRVGVWLQAQVPVKVKAHGRPAMSLVRYGVERLCNALRWMLPELPCLIKLLRTPFPMPDGV; encoded by the coding sequence ATGGTCACGGCCCGAAGCGTGAATCAGAGTGACCTGTGCACCCACCTGCCCGGAGCGAGCTCGATTGAGGCGAAGAAACGCCGGGTGGAGCGGGGCTGCCGGGATCCTCAGCTTACAGAGCCGGTCTTCCTCGCTTTCCTGTTGGCCCTGCTGCCCCCAGGGAAATTGTTGCTCAGTATGGATCGCACCACCTGGGAACGCGGGGATGCACCGCTGAATCTCCTGGTGCTGGGCGTCGTGTTGCACGGATACACGGTGCCGCTCGTCTGGACCGCCCTGGATCACGACGGCAACAGCGGCACCTTGAAGTGTATTCAGCTGGTGTCGCGTCTCCTGAAGGCCCTTCCAGCGTCCCGCTGGAAGGGTCTGGTCGCCGACCGAGAATTCATCGGCGGTGAATGGTTCCGCTTTCTGAGGCGAAAGAAAATCAAACGGGCCATCCGCATCCGAAAAAACGCCGTCATCGACGAGTTGCGCGTGGACGAGTGGTTCGGTGATCTGAACGTTGGGGAAGTGCGGTGCCTGGCTGAACGGGCCAACGTCTACGGTGAGGTGATGCAAGTCGTCGCCACCAGGTCCCCTGCAGGGGACCTGGTGGCCATCGCAACGGATTTCAGCGTATGGGACACCTGTGTTCTGTACCGGGCGCGCTGGTCCGTGGAGTGCACCTTCGCGAGCCTCAAGGTCCGCGGCTTTGACCTGGAGCGCACGGGCATCACTCGCCCTGAACGGTTAGAACGTCTCTTCGGGCTGGTCATCCTGGCGTGGGTGAGCTGCCTGCGGGTGGGCGTGTGGCTCCAGGCACAGGTACCAGTCAAGGTGAAGGCTCATGGTCGCCCGGCCATGAGCCTTGTGCGGTACGGCGTGGAACGTCTTTGCAATGCGCTGCGCTGGATGCTGCCCGAGTTGCCCTGCCTGATCAAGCTGCTGAGGACTCCATTTCCCATGCCAGACGGGGTTTAA
- a CDS encoding DUF6710 family protein, giving the protein MVYPKGRPTEPTEEALAQQEAARTALKVVQFAREMLREGREASPEQRRMALQSMVKICVQQFQAERMAEVLVGRHADAQDSDPFKALFRSHSRLNPHVRALHDLIRDRRGEAVVRLADGLSITAPWHTDRLGRALLRYGMEWGRRNYQWRQQPDQSGTVYLPWGIYCVGKGNHSAASGMFWGDGELKTTQISDWTPLLEHVRLTKKGLVRTEDPERVVLASAAWPILALIGLGPLLIEQGGTYGARVHLED; this is encoded by the coding sequence GTGGTCTACCCGAAGGGGCGGCCTACCGAGCCCACCGAAGAAGCTCTTGCCCAGCAGGAAGCGGCGCGAACCGCCCTCAAGGTCGTCCAATTCGCCCGGGAGATGCTGCGCGAAGGGCGGGAGGCCAGTCCGGAACAGCGGCGAATGGCCCTCCAATCGATGGTCAAGATCTGCGTGCAGCAGTTCCAAGCCGAACGAATGGCGGAGGTGTTGGTTGGGAGACACGCCGATGCCCAGGACAGCGATCCCTTCAAGGCGCTGTTCCGGTCTCACTCCCGCCTCAATCCGCACGTACGTGCCCTCCACGATCTGATTCGGGACCGACGGGGGGAGGCTGTGGTTCGGCTGGCCGATGGCCTGTCGATCACGGCACCCTGGCACACCGACCGCCTCGGACGGGCTCTGTTGCGTTACGGCATGGAGTGGGGTCGACGGAACTATCAATGGCGGCAACAACCGGACCAGAGCGGAACGGTGTACCTGCCCTGGGGCATCTACTGTGTGGGCAAAGGGAACCACAGCGCCGCCTCCGGTATGTTCTGGGGTGACGGCGAATTGAAAACCACCCAGATCTCAGACTGGACGCCCTTGCTGGAGCACGTTCGCCTGACCAAGAAAGGACTGGTTCGAACGGAGGACCCGGAGAGAGTGGTCCTCGCCAGCGCGGCCTGGCCCATCCTGGCCCTGATCGGTCTGGGTCCGCTGCTGATCGAGCAGGGTGGGACGTACGGCGCACGGGTGCACCTCGAGGACTAG
- a CDS encoding metallophosphoesterase family protein: MLHCTHGIAAGHFSSAAFADIGLILHPDDVGKPRVLHQLTPVVAARGHWDSAAQTSRAAKPEHSNAQGFPVAQSFRSASRRDGVVKRGRMGHLMAHAQAAGASIVVYGHTHIPMVTLYQGVWVINPSALASGTVAHMRLTPGVPPEVTHWGLGETPRSVNVSLDWSAGFTAALRRYSSSILDADLGRVEAAVRQTFSPDVPHAEQLNAAYLRVAHQMWAGEVPLISWHMLERELRVNPLIAQVLNQHLGRRLGGEG, translated from the coding sequence ATGCTGCACTGTACCCATGGCATCGCAGCAGGACATTTCTCATCAGCCGCTTTCGCCGATATCGGCCTGATCCTCCATCCCGATGATGTCGGGAAACCTCGGGTCCTCCATCAGCTCACACCTGTAGTAGCTGCTCGAGGACACTGGGACAGCGCAGCGCAAACTTCCCGAGCGGCCAAGCCTGAGCATTCAAACGCACAGGGTTTTCCTGTGGCACAGTCATTTCGCTCGGCGAGCCGACGAGATGGAGTTGTGAAAAGGGGACGCATGGGACACCTGATGGCTCACGCTCAGGCCGCAGGCGCCAGCATCGTGGTGTATGGGCACACACACATTCCTATGGTGACGTTGTACCAAGGGGTTTGGGTTATCAATCCGAGCGCTCTCGCGTCCGGAACTGTGGCCCATATGCGTCTTACGCCAGGGGTCCCGCCTGAAGTCACCCATTGGGGTCTGGGTGAGACTCCGCGGTCGGTCAATGTCTCCCTGGATTGGTCAGCTGGTTTTACGGCTGCGCTTCGCCGCTACAGCTCCAGCATCCTGGATGCTGACCTCGGACGTGTCGAAGCGGCCGTTCGTCAGACGTTCTCGCCTGACGTGCCTCATGCCGAGCAACTCAACGCGGCGTACCTCAGGGTGGCTCACCAGATGTGGGCGGGTGAAGTTCCATTGATTTCTTGGCACATGCTGGAGCGGGAGCTGAGGGTCAATCCTTTGATTGCTCAGGTGCTGAATCAGCACCTGGGGCGGAGGTTGGGAGGGGAGGGGTAG